In Candidatus Bathyanammoxibius amoris, the following proteins share a genomic window:
- a CDS encoding AAA family ATPase gives MKIAISGKGGVGKTTLAAAMAWLFAHENGKKVLAIDADPAPNLALALGIEKHEDIVPMVEMKELIKERTGSTSEEYGKFFKLNPTVSDLPERLWVEREGVRLMVLGAIQRGGGGCACPEGVFLRSMINHVVLQRDEVAVIDMEAGVEHLGRASVKGVNALIVVVEPTLPSVETARRIKKLAGDIGLKSVYAVGSKVQGKEHREFIEKRLEGIPVLGFIPYNPRIPEAGLKGIPVVEDGQLMEDVKGIIERLQAELGITS, from the coding sequence TTGAAGATAGCCATATCGGGTAAAGGGGGTGTGGGTAAGACGACGCTCGCCGCGGCGATGGCGTGGCTCTTTGCCCACGAGAACGGCAAGAAGGTGCTGGCCATAGACGCGGACCCCGCACCCAACCTCGCCCTGGCCCTGGGTATAGAAAAACACGAGGACATCGTCCCTATGGTCGAGATGAAAGAACTGATAAAAGAACGCACGGGTTCCACGTCCGAGGAGTACGGCAAATTCTTTAAGCTCAACCCCACGGTGTCTGACCTGCCCGAACGGCTGTGGGTTGAAAGGGAGGGCGTGCGCCTGATGGTGCTGGGCGCCATCCAGCGCGGGGGCGGCGGGTGCGCCTGCCCCGAAGGGGTATTCCTGCGGTCTATGATAAATCACGTCGTGTTGCAGAGGGATGAGGTGGCCGTTATAGACATGGAGGCCGGGGTGGAGCACCTGGGCCGGGCCAGCGTCAAGGGCGTGAACGCACTGATAGTGGTGGTTGAACCGACCCTGCCCAGCGTGGAGACCGCCCGCCGCATAAAGAAACTCGCCGGCGACATCGGACTTAAATCCGTGTACGCCGTGGGCAGCAAGGTTCAGGGCAAAGAGCACCGGGAATTTATAGAGAAGCGCCTCGAGGGTATACCCGTCCTGGGGTTCATCCCGTATAACCCCAGGATACCCGAGGCCGGCCTCAAGGGTATACCCGTGGTGGAAGACGGGCAGCTTATGGAAGATGTGAAGGGGATTATAGAACGCCTGCAGGCGGAACTGGGTATCACGTCATGA
- the trpD gene encoding anthranilate phosphoribosyltransferase — protein MIKDAIAKLVEGTDLTEKETTAGMEDIISGSATPAQIASFLTALKMKGETADELTGLARVMRSEAAPLEIDDPVVDTCGTGGDSKGTFNISTAAAFVVAGAGLRVAKHGNRASTSNTGSADVLKALGVNLDAGPETVIRCIREASIGFIFAPLFHSSMKFAREPRRELGFRTAFNLLGPLTNPAKNSRPLIGVYKEDLTQLLAHVLRNLGTERAMVVHGLDGLDEITTSDRTNITELKEGKITSYYIQPEEYGIKRSGHEELAAKDVEESAQAIKDVLDGHEGAKRDVVLLNAAAAITVGGAAKDMKDGLPLAEQSIDSGRAKDSLRRLVEISRQTT, from the coding sequence ATGATTAAAGACGCCATCGCCAAACTGGTAGAGGGAACAGATCTTACCGAGAAAGAGACCACCGCCGGTATGGAAGACATCATATCCGGCAGCGCGACGCCGGCCCAGATAGCCTCGTTCCTGACCGCCCTTAAGATGAAGGGTGAGACGGCGGACGAGCTCACGGGGCTTGCGCGGGTGATGAGGAGTGAGGCCGCCCCGCTGGAGATAGACGACCCGGTGGTGGACACCTGCGGCACCGGCGGAGACAGCAAGGGTACGTTCAACATCTCAACCGCCGCGGCCTTCGTGGTAGCGGGAGCAGGACTTCGTGTGGCAAAACACGGGAACAGGGCGTCCACCAGCAACACGGGAAGCGCCGACGTCCTGAAGGCCCTGGGGGTAAATCTGGATGCCGGCCCTGAGACCGTTATCCGGTGCATCAGGGAGGCGAGCATAGGGTTTATCTTCGCCCCGCTCTTCCACAGCTCGATGAAATTCGCCCGCGAGCCGAGACGCGAGCTGGGTTTCCGTACGGCCTTCAATCTCCTCGGCCCTCTTACAAACCCCGCGAAGAACAGCCGCCCCCTGATAGGCGTATACAAGGAGGACCTGACACAACTGCTGGCCCACGTGCTTCGGAACCTTGGGACGGAGCGCGCCATGGTGGTCCACGGGCTTGACGGGCTGGACGAGATAACCACCTCAGACAGAACAAATATAACGGAACTCAAGGAGGGTAAGATAACCAGCTATTACATCCAGCCTGAAGAGTATGGGATAAAGAGGTCGGGACACGAAGAGCTTGCGGCAAAGGACGTTGAGGAAAGCGCACAGGCCATAAAGGACGTCCTTGACGGCCACGAGGGGGCGAAGCGTGACGTGGTCCTGCTTAACGCCGCCGCCGCCATCACGGTGGGCGGGGCCGCAAAAGACATGAAAGATGGCCTGCCACTGGCTGAACAGTCTATAGACTCAGGCCGCGCCAAAGACTCCCTCAGAAGGCTTGTCGAGATAAGCCGCCAGACAACCTAG
- a CDS encoding adenine phosphoribosyltransferase produces MENLKSLIRDVPDFPKKGIVFKDITPLLYDPRGLKTAVDKLSEHYKDDRISVVVAAEARGFIIGPPIALNLNAGFVPVRKPGKLPYKTKNMTYELEYGTDTVEIHEDAIKPGQEVLMVDDVLATGGTMGACCKLVESMGGNIVGCAFLLELTFLNGRKALGDHDIFSLIQF; encoded by the coding sequence ATAGAGAATCTTAAATCACTTATCAGAGACGTCCCCGATTTTCCCAAGAAAGGCATCGTGTTCAAGGACATCACCCCGCTCCTGTACGATCCCCGGGGGCTTAAGACGGCCGTGGACAAGCTCTCTGAGCACTATAAAGACGACCGTATCTCGGTAGTGGTGGCGGCGGAGGCCAGGGGTTTTATAATAGGGCCCCCCATTGCCCTCAATCTCAATGCAGGATTTGTACCCGTCAGGAAACCGGGTAAACTTCCATACAAAACAAAAAACATGACGTATGAGCTGGAGTACGGCACTGACACCGTAGAGATACACGAAGACGCCATAAAGCCGGGACAGGAGGTGCTGATGGTGGACGACGTCCTTGCCACTGGCGGCACCATGGGCGCCTGCTGCAAGCTGGTGGAATCAATGGGCGGCAATATAGTCGGCTGCGCCTTCCTGCTCGAACTCACCTTTCTCAATGGCCGAAAGGCCCTTGGGGACCATGACATCTTCTCGCTGATACAGTTCTAA
- a CDS encoding sigma-70 family RNA polymerase sigma factor, protein TFQARRNPMPQAETDLQLYLKEISKVKLLSPEEEKELARRSDGGDQEARERLIRANLRLVVSIAKHYLNNGVPFLDLIEDGNVGLLRAVEGYDYKAGYRFSTYATCWIRQSIKRALTNTSRTIRIPAYKAERRRMPARKEKAGREQDTLNETVGPQGPTATNLDSVWTLIDGIADQRVKTPEEEVIEAFERERVENLLASIGPREAEVIRKRFGLDMDKPMTLKDIGKGLHLSRERVRQIERDALHKLHGMLAREK, encoded by the coding sequence GACCTTTCAGGCAAGGAGAAACCCGATGCCGCAGGCGGAGACGGACCTCCAGTTATACCTGAAGGAGATTAGCAAGGTAAAGCTGCTCTCCCCTGAAGAGGAGAAGGAACTGGCACGCAGGTCAGACGGCGGCGACCAAGAGGCCAGAGAAAGACTCATAAGGGCTAATCTCCGGCTAGTGGTAAGCATCGCCAAGCATTACCTCAACAACGGGGTCCCCTTCCTCGACCTTATAGAAGACGGCAATGTGGGGCTCCTCCGGGCAGTTGAGGGATACGACTATAAGGCCGGTTACCGCTTTAGCACATATGCGACATGCTGGATCCGGCAGTCGATAAAGCGAGCCCTTACCAACACAAGCAGAACCATTCGAATTCCTGCCTATAAAGCCGAAAGGCGCCGCATGCCGGCGCGGAAAGAAAAGGCCGGCCGGGAGCAAGACACACTCAATGAGACAGTAGGGCCTCAAGGCCCGACGGCCACAAACCTTGACAGCGTTTGGACCCTGATAGACGGTATTGCAGACCAGCGCGTCAAGACCCCGGAAGAAGAGGTTATCGAGGCCTTTGAGAGGGAAAGGGTTGAGAACCTCCTGGCCTCTATCGGGCCGAGAGAGGCGGAAGTAATAAGAAAACGCTTCGGGCTCGATATGGATAAGCCGATGACCTTGAAGGATATAGGCAAGGGGCTGCACCTCAGCCGTGAGCGTGTACGGCAGATAGAGAGAGACGCCCTGCATAAACTCCACGGCATGCTCGCGCGGGAGAAGTAA
- a CDS encoding 30S ribosomal protein S1, producing MQRLDIVVEYDIDMAEVDREVEEAIGTDPSEDMEKVYADSIKHFEVGSILKGKVLAFVPSDVIVDCGYKSEGVVSNDEFDNLSEMQVGDEIEVLLEAVEDDSGLIKLSKRKADRIRGWEKIITKYNEGDVVTGTVTRKIKGGLLVDLGIPVFLPASQIDIKPPGDIAAYIGKEVTCKILKIDEARQNIVVSRRRLLEEEREEQKQQLLAEISEGDIRKGMVKNIADFGAFVDLGGLDGLLHITDMSWGRINHPSEIVSIGQEIEVRILNVDKEKEKIALGLKQKTDSPWMKVEEQYPVGTKVDGQVVNIMPYGAFVKLEDGIEGLVHVSEMSWTRRINHPSEMVGIDDTVEVLVLKINKEKQEISLSMKQTEENPWDHIEEKFPPGKRILGTVRNLANYGAFIEIEEGIDGLLHVSDISWSKKVAHPAEVLKKGDSIETVVLSVDKGKKRVALGVKQLEEDPWESDIPNKYQVGSIVSGKVTKLTNFGAFVELEKGIEGLLHVSEMSDKKVSDPSELISIGDEVEVKVIRLDAPARKLGLSIKQVSKTTEKGEGPGEETLREAKETEGPLPEDLSGKEKPETTEKGEGPGEETLREAKETEGPLPE from the coding sequence ATGCAGAGACTTGACATAGTGGTGGAATATGACATTGACATGGCGGAGGTTGATAGAGAGGTTGAAGAGGCGATTGGTACCGACCCGTCAGAGGACATGGAAAAGGTCTACGCCGATTCCATAAAGCATTTTGAGGTAGGTTCCATCCTTAAGGGAAAGGTCCTTGCTTTTGTCCCGTCGGATGTGATTGTTGATTGTGGGTACAAATCAGAGGGTGTTGTCTCCAATGACGAGTTTGACAACCTCTCTGAAATGCAGGTTGGAGACGAGATAGAGGTGCTCCTTGAGGCCGTAGAAGACGACTCGGGGTTGATAAAGCTCTCAAAGCGGAAGGCCGACCGCATAAGAGGCTGGGAAAAGATTATCACAAAATATAACGAGGGCGACGTGGTGACCGGCACAGTTACCAGAAAGATAAAAGGTGGACTCCTGGTCGACCTTGGCATACCTGTCTTCCTGCCCGCCTCTCAGATAGATATAAAGCCGCCCGGAGACATAGCCGCGTATATAGGGAAGGAAGTGACCTGTAAGATACTCAAGATAGACGAGGCCAGACAAAACATAGTCGTTTCGCGCCGGAGGCTTCTGGAGGAGGAGCGGGAGGAGCAAAAACAGCAGCTCCTGGCGGAGATAAGCGAAGGCGACATTCGTAAGGGTATGGTAAAGAACATAGCCGACTTCGGCGCCTTTGTCGACCTGGGTGGTTTGGACGGTCTTCTTCACATTACCGACATGAGCTGGGGCCGCATAAATCATCCCTCAGAGATAGTCTCTATAGGCCAGGAGATAGAGGTGAGGATACTTAACGTAGATAAGGAGAAAGAAAAGATCGCCCTGGGCCTCAAACAAAAGACGGACAGCCCCTGGATGAAGGTGGAGGAGCAATACCCCGTCGGGACCAAGGTTGACGGACAGGTGGTCAACATAATGCCGTACGGGGCCTTCGTCAAGCTGGAGGACGGCATAGAAGGCCTGGTACATGTCTCGGAAATGTCCTGGACGAGACGTATAAACCATCCCTCCGAGATGGTGGGGATAGACGATACGGTGGAGGTGTTGGTCCTGAAGATCAATAAGGAAAAACAGGAGATATCCCTCAGTATGAAGCAGACCGAGGAAAATCCCTGGGACCATATCGAAGAAAAATTTCCACCTGGAAAGAGGATCTTGGGTACAGTCAGAAACCTGGCCAACTACGGCGCCTTTATAGAGATAGAAGAAGGTATAGACGGGCTCCTTCATGTATCAGACATTTCATGGTCCAAAAAGGTGGCCCATCCCGCGGAGGTACTCAAGAAGGGTGACAGTATAGAGACGGTGGTTTTGTCGGTAGATAAAGGAAAGAAGCGTGTAGCCCTCGGGGTGAAGCAGTTGGAAGAGGACCCGTGGGAGAGTGACATTCCGAATAAATATCAGGTTGGGAGTATAGTAAGTGGCAAGGTCACAAAGCTCACCAACTTTGGCGCCTTCGTCGAACTGGAAAAGGGAATTGAAGGGCTGCTTCACGTCTCAGAAATGTCTGATAAAAAAGTGAGCGACCCCAGTGAGCTAATATCCATAGGCGACGAAGTAGAAGTAAAGGTAATACGGCTTGACGCTCCTGCAAGAAAACTGGGTCTGAGTATTAAACAGGTCTCTAAAACCACTGAAAAGGGAGAAGGGCCGGGGGAGGAGACCCTGCGGGAAGCTAAAGAGACCGAGGGACCTCTTCCTGAAGACCTTTCAGGCAAGGAGAAACCCGAAACCACTGAAAAGGGAGAAGGGCCGGGGGAGGAGACCCTGCGGGAAGCTAAAGAGACCGAGGGACCTCTTCCTGAA
- a CDS encoding 1-acyl-sn-glycerol-3-phosphate acyltransferase produces MEVIRAIWYGFLRILSQLVFSAFWRYRSFGRENVPCSGGVLIVCNHQSYVDPLLIGVGLNRQIHIMARRSLFHKFILFRWLILSLNAFPLNDSGVDVGAMKEAIRRLKRGNIVLLFPEGTRTSDGSIGEIHPGIASIARRSGSPVVPAVIDGAFEVWPRARKLFRFGPAVKVAFGPVLYCDGSAEEFAEEVSSRMLRLQGFLKSKS; encoded by the coding sequence GTGGAAGTCATAAGGGCTATATGGTATGGTTTCTTGCGCATATTGTCCCAGCTTGTTTTTTCTGCCTTCTGGCGGTACAGGTCTTTCGGCAGGGAGAACGTGCCTTGCAGCGGCGGGGTTTTAATAGTGTGTAATCACCAGAGTTACGTAGACCCCCTGCTTATAGGTGTTGGGCTGAATCGTCAGATTCATATAATGGCGAGGCGTTCGCTCTTCCATAAGTTTATTTTGTTCCGTTGGTTGATATTGTCCCTTAACGCCTTTCCCCTGAATGACAGCGGGGTTGACGTCGGAGCCATGAAGGAGGCGATAAGGCGTTTAAAAAGGGGCAATATCGTATTGTTGTTCCCGGAGGGGACGCGGACCAGTGACGGAAGTATAGGTGAGATTCATCCCGGTATAGCGTCAATAGCCAGGAGGTCGGGCTCACCGGTGGTGCCGGCGGTAATTGACGGCGCCTTTGAGGTCTGGCCCAGGGCGAGGAAGCTTTTCAGGTTTGGCCCCGCGGTAAAGGTGGCGTTTGGCCCCGTCCTTTATTGCGATGGTTCTGCGGAAGAGTTTGCGGAGGAAGTATCATCAAGGATGTTAAGGCTTCAGGGTTTTCTGAAGAGTAAAAGTTAA
- the cmk gene encoding (d)CMP kinase: MIITMDGPAGSGKSTVARALAKRLNYRYIDTGAFYRAFTWKAIKAGADLRDEKRLCELVKKTDIRIEDGREGLRVLVDGEDVTREIRSPEVTGEVHFIASLAKVREPLVGLQRAAAAGVDAVAEGRDTGTVVFPDADRKFYLDARPEERARRRYVELGPDNTGLSYEGILEDIKQRDRRDSTREASPLRSGPDFISLDTTGLSVEEVVERLLKKI, encoded by the coding sequence TTGATTATTACTATGGACGGCCCTGCGGGTTCTGGCAAGAGTACCGTCGCCAGGGCCCTGGCAAAGCGGCTGAACTACCGATATATAGATACAGGTGCCTTCTACAGGGCCTTTACCTGGAAGGCCATCAAGGCCGGTGCTGACCTCAGGGATGAGAAGAGACTCTGCGAACTGGTAAAAAAGACGGATATAAGGATAGAAGATGGCCGGGAGGGCCTCCGCGTCCTTGTAGACGGTGAAGACGTAACCAGAGAGATAAGGAGCCCTGAGGTAACGGGAGAAGTCCATTTCATAGCAAGCCTTGCGAAGGTAAGGGAGCCCCTTGTAGGATTACAGAGAGCTGCGGCGGCGGGTGTGGATGCGGTGGCTGAGGGCAGGGACACAGGCACCGTCGTATTCCCCGACGCCGACCGCAAGTTTTATCTCGATGCCCGGCCGGAAGAGAGGGCCAGGCGGCGTTACGTAGAGCTGGGCCCCGACAATACAGGGCTTAGCTACGAAGGGATACTGGAGGACATAAAACAAAGAGACCGGCGGGACAGTACCCGCGAGGCATCACCCTTGCGCAGCGGGCCGGACTTTATCAGCCTCGACACCACGGGGCTGAGTGTGGAAGAAGTTGTGGAACGGTTGTTGAAAAAAATTTAG
- a CDS encoding glutamine amidotransferase, giving the protein MKTFLTGPGHGDEWSLTFAGVTDPWLRAVVLILGLAIIVMSWMGLRRIPSARTKLFVIFLRCVATAALITMILEPQVWELETARIKNKVALVFDDSKSMAVKAGQRERFQSVREFLRSNRKFFELLERDFDVDCLSFPGPDKKILEEIRRSDVEGGINLDGRSTDIAALLRGLIKRYRGGHLSGVLLFSDGRDSSDVPAGEKLEELEKLAKQLPAPVFTFGPPPEEYKDIAIKKVVADSFAFIRNPWNVQVTVRVKGYDNVTLPLTLKEGGKIILSRPIKVVPGKEEYVVTMKAMPYSTGNTLYTVAVPPLADELVSENNTASVLLHVIRDKIRVLHLCGRPSWDELFLRRVLKKDPSIDLISFFILRTPTDLVAAPSRELSLIPFPVDELFTQALDSFDLVIFQNFDYRPYDSAYLRFSYYMDNIQRFVVETGGSFLMVGGDLAFSHGGYDHTPIEDILPVELDEGVDRIDAEDFRPVLTAQGMTHPITTLEYDEARNRSVWEEFPELDGCNVIGGEKQGAVTLGVHPGHKRPVLAVRDVGKGRTMAMLADGSWRWNFLSIARGGSNRHYMKFWNNAVRWLVRDPELNLVRIAPQKEEYLPGEEVHLKAEVLGRDYKPVAGARIDLEIINAETGEKVLEKTLDSDSRGLGCFSCKDLPAGFYRVQVKAVRAKAGADELLGEASALFGVISRMEEFRELQADEAVLEKIAEASGGKFFRLPVSDVHKSLRLENPEVMRLLGRRTYTLWDNWVFFMIVIGALTTEWWTRKRARR; this is encoded by the coding sequence TTGAAAACGTTCCTTACCGGCCCCGGTCATGGGGATGAGTGGTCGTTGACCTTTGCCGGCGTTACGGACCCGTGGCTCAGGGCCGTAGTGTTGATACTGGGCCTGGCCATAATCGTCATGTCATGGATGGGCCTGCGCAGGATTCCCTCCGCCCGCACTAAGCTTTTTGTCATCTTCCTCAGGTGTGTTGCGACTGCCGCGCTCATAACTATGATACTTGAGCCCCAGGTCTGGGAGCTGGAGACGGCACGGATAAAGAATAAAGTGGCGCTCGTTTTTGACGATTCAAAGAGCATGGCCGTAAAGGCCGGGCAGCGTGAGAGGTTTCAAAGTGTCAGGGAATTCCTCCGGAGCAACAGGAAATTTTTTGAACTCCTGGAGAGGGATTTTGACGTGGACTGCCTTAGCTTCCCCGGTCCCGATAAGAAGATTTTAGAGGAAATAAGGAGAAGCGACGTGGAAGGCGGTATCAACCTGGATGGCCGGTCTACGGACATTGCCGCGCTTCTGAGGGGGCTTATAAAACGCTATCGCGGCGGGCATCTGAGCGGCGTACTGCTGTTTTCAGACGGACGAGACTCAAGCGATGTCCCAGCGGGAGAAAAACTTGAGGAGCTGGAGAAACTCGCGAAGCAATTACCGGCACCCGTATTTACCTTCGGGCCGCCCCCCGAAGAGTATAAGGACATAGCGATTAAAAAGGTAGTCGCAGACAGCTTCGCCTTCATACGGAACCCTTGGAACGTACAGGTTACCGTTCGGGTAAAAGGATATGACAACGTTACCCTGCCTCTAACCCTGAAGGAGGGAGGCAAGATTATACTATCCAGGCCGATAAAGGTAGTGCCCGGCAAGGAGGAGTACGTTGTTACAATGAAGGCCATGCCGTATTCTACCGGCAACACCCTCTACACCGTCGCCGTGCCGCCGCTGGCCGACGAGCTTGTCTCTGAGAACAATACCGCCAGCGTGTTGCTGCACGTCATACGTGACAAGATAAGGGTGCTTCACCTCTGTGGCAGGCCCTCCTGGGACGAGCTTTTTCTGAGGCGCGTCCTCAAAAAAGATCCGAGCATAGACCTTATCTCCTTCTTTATCCTGCGGACCCCGACCGACCTTGTGGCGGCACCGAGCCGGGAACTGAGCCTTATCCCTTTCCCCGTGGATGAACTCTTCACTCAGGCCCTGGACAGCTTTGACCTGGTGATCTTCCAGAACTTTGATTACCGTCCTTATGATTCCGCTTACCTGCGGTTTTCATATTATATGGACAATATTCAAAGGTTCGTTGTGGAGACCGGAGGGAGTTTTCTAATGGTGGGCGGCGACCTTGCCTTTTCGCACGGGGGGTACGACCACACACCTATTGAAGACATCCTGCCTGTGGAACTGGATGAAGGCGTAGACCGCATAGACGCTGAGGATTTTAGACCCGTTCTCACCGCCCAGGGGATGACCCATCCGATAACAACCCTTGAGTACGATGAGGCAAGGAACAGGAGTGTGTGGGAGGAATTTCCCGAACTTGACGGGTGTAACGTTATTGGCGGTGAGAAGCAGGGGGCCGTCACTCTAGGCGTGCATCCGGGGCATAAAAGACCGGTCCTGGCCGTCAGGGACGTCGGCAAGGGGAGGACCATGGCCATGTTGGCCGACGGCTCCTGGAGGTGGAATTTCTTGTCCATTGCCAGAGGGGGCAGCAACAGGCATTACATGAAATTCTGGAATAACGCAGTCAGGTGGCTTGTCAGGGACCCGGAGCTTAATCTGGTTCGTATCGCCCCACAGAAGGAAGAGTACCTGCCGGGGGAAGAGGTACACCTGAAGGCCGAGGTACTTGGAAGGGACTATAAGCCCGTTGCCGGCGCTCGGATAGACCTGGAGATTATAAACGCTGAGACCGGGGAAAAGGTCCTTGAAAAGACCCTGGACTCGGATTCTCGTGGCCTGGGCTGTTTTTCCTGCAAGGACCTTCCCGCAGGGTTCTACAGGGTACAGGTAAAGGCCGTAAGGGCAAAAGCCGGCGCTGATGAATTATTAGGTGAGGCGTCGGCCCTTTTCGGCGTCATCTCCAGGATGGAAGAGTTCCGTGAGCTGCAGGCGGACGAGGCCGTTCTGGAAAAGATAGCCGAGGCATCGGGCGGGAAGTTTTTCAGACTCCCCGTGTCTGACGTCCATAAGTCTTTACGACTGGAGAATCCGGAAGTGATGAGACTTCTGGGGCGCAGGACGTACACTCTGTGGGACAACTGGGTCTTTTTTATGATAGTCATCGGCGCCCTGACGACAGAGTGGTGGACGAGAAAGAGGGCCAGACGCTAA
- a CDS encoding DUF4159 domain-containing protein, giving the protein MICTLKSVVGTIRHRGFLGPTFFLSGLCVLYLSSNAFTPGVFAMGGKSRFVFAQLEYRGGNWNPRPRAGRALVWELVKRTSVEASLSVNGVKPHDRAIFNYPFIYMAGDQDFEPFNAREKENLKRYLEFGGMLLVDDNAGKPGYGFDKALRRELAAIFPGKKLAKIPDEHTIYRAFYLVNRQGGRLMVNPYLEELNLEGRAAVIYSQNDLGGAWARDGLGNWEYEVFPGGERQRTMAFRLGINIILYALTGDYKQDQVHLPFILRRQM; this is encoded by the coding sequence ATGATTTGCACGTTAAAATCTGTCGTAGGAACGATAAGGCACAGGGGGTTTCTCGGTCCGACATTTTTCTTGTCGGGTCTGTGTGTCTTATACCTTTCCTCCAACGCATTTACCCCCGGTGTATTTGCGATGGGCGGGAAGTCCAGGTTCGTCTTCGCCCAGCTTGAGTACAGGGGCGGCAACTGGAACCCGCGGCCCAGGGCGGGAAGGGCGCTGGTCTGGGAACTGGTAAAGAGGACCAGTGTAGAGGCAAGCTTGAGCGTTAACGGCGTTAAACCCCACGACCGGGCCATCTTTAATTATCCGTTTATATATATGGCCGGGGACCAGGACTTTGAGCCGTTTAACGCCAGGGAGAAGGAGAACCTCAAGAGGTACCTGGAGTTTGGCGGAATGCTGCTTGTGGATGACAATGCGGGTAAGCCGGGTTACGGCTTCGACAAGGCCCTGAGACGTGAACTCGCCGCCATATTTCCCGGCAAAAAACTTGCCAAAATACCCGATGAACACACCATCTACAGGGCCTTCTATCTTGTGAACAGGCAGGGTGGAAGGCTTATGGTAAACCCATACCTCGAAGAGCTTAACCTCGAAGGCCGCGCGGCCGTGATATATTCGCAGAACGACCTCGGCGGCGCCTGGGCCAGAGACGGCCTTGGGAACTGGGAGTACGAGGTCTTCCCCGGGGGTGAGCGCCAGCGTACCATGGCCTTCCGGCTGGGGATCAACATCATATTATACGCACTTACCGGCGACTACAAACAGGACCAGGTCCACCTCCCGTTCATCCTGAGGAGGCAGATGTAG
- a CDS encoding HD domain-containing protein, protein MKFSIDQNAVILALSRALEFTVSGIGEHHSRVAVIAQKLADELGLSKRDKTVLLYACLLHDAGISSFGEKGKLEEFDVVEGSDHAERGYRLLMSYPPLEEIAHVVRFHHDKWEGGNPSGLSKHEIPLLSGMVFLADRIDVLLEKDVYVLEQKKGVCESVNNYRGMYFRPDLVDCFNKLALAESFWLDLAPANAHNFLDRIVAEQDKVVVDVETLMNLGEVFATIIDDKSKFTQIHSRGVSSVATKTARMFGFSETEVLMMSLAGLLHDVGKLSIPDEILEKPGKLTEQEFDIIKQHTFYTFHILNNIKGFDEMSKWAAYHHERLDGTGYPFRIPGSDMSVGSRVMAVSDVFTALSEDRPYRKHLKKDKVIDILDKQVTGGALDGKIVNIVKDSYDDVNEFFVRVRGN, encoded by the coding sequence ATGAAGTTTTCAATCGACCAGAACGCCGTAATATTGGCGCTTTCGAGGGCGCTTGAGTTTACAGTCTCAGGCATAGGGGAACACCATTCACGTGTTGCGGTAATTGCACAAAAGCTTGCCGATGAGCTTGGTTTAAGCAAACGCGATAAAACCGTGCTCTTGTACGCTTGTCTGCTCCACGACGCTGGTATATCGTCATTTGGAGAGAAGGGCAAACTTGAAGAGTTTGATGTTGTTGAAGGGTCGGATCACGCCGAGAGAGGATACAGGCTGCTGATGAGTTATCCCCCGCTGGAAGAGATAGCTCATGTGGTAAGATTTCACCATGACAAATGGGAGGGCGGGAATCCATCCGGTTTGTCCAAGCATGAGATACCATTGTTAAGCGGTATGGTCTTTCTGGCGGACCGTATTGATGTATTGCTTGAGAAAGACGTGTATGTACTTGAACAAAAGAAGGGGGTCTGTGAAAGTGTTAACAATTACAGGGGAATGTATTTTAGGCCGGACTTGGTGGACTGTTTTAACAAATTGGCGTTGGCAGAGTCCTTCTGGCTGGACCTTGCGCCGGCAAATGCCCATAATTTTCTGGACAGAATCGTAGCCGAACAGGACAAAGTTGTTGTGGACGTTGAGACGCTTATGAACCTGGGTGAGGTGTTTGCCACGATTATCGATGACAAAAGCAAATTTACACAGATACATTCCCGCGGGGTGTCCAGTGTGGCCACAAAAACTGCCAGGATGTTTGGATTCTCCGAGACGGAGGTCTTGATGATGTCGCTTGCCGGGTTGCTGCATGATGTAGGTAAGCTTTCGATACCAGACGAGATCCTCGAAAAACCCGGAAAATTAACGGAACAAGAATTTGACATCATCAAGCAGCATACCTTTTATACCTTTCACATATTGAATAATATAAAGGGTTTTGATGAGATGAGCAAGTGGGCGGCCTATCATCATGAGAGACTTGACGGCACGGGTTATCCATTTCGCATCCCCGGTAGCGACATGTCTGTCGGGTCCAGGGTGATGGCCGTCAGCGATGTATTTACGGCATTGTCTGAGGATAGGCCATATCGGAAACACCTGAAAAAAGATAAGGTGATAGACATTCTTGATAAACAAGTAACAGGAGGGGCCCTGGACGGCAAGATTGTTAATATTGTCAAGGACAGCTACGATGATGTTAACGAGTTCTTTGTACGGGTAAGGGGTAATTAA